A genomic stretch from Dama dama isolate Ldn47 chromosome 10, ASM3311817v1, whole genome shotgun sequence includes:
- the KDELR2 gene encoding ER lumen protein-retaining receptor 2 has product MNIFRLTGDLSHLAAIVILLLKIWKTRSCAGISGKSQLLFALVFTTRYLDLFTSFISLYNTSMKLIYIACSYATVYLIYMKFKATYDGNHDTFRVEFLVVPVGGLSFLVNHDFSPLEILWTFSIYLESVAILPQLFMISKTGEAETITTHYLFFLGLYRALYLVNWIWRFYFEGFFDLIAVVAGVVQTILYCDFFYLYITKVLKGKKLSLPA; this is encoded by the exons atgaACATCTTCCGGCTGACCGGGGACCTGTCCCACCTGGCGGCCATCGTCATCCTGCTGCTGAAGATCTGGAAGACGCGCTCCTGCGCCG gtatTTCTGGGAAAAGCCAGCTTCTGTTTGCACTGGTCTTCACAACTCGTTACCTGGAtctttttacttcatttatttcattatataatacGTCTATGAAG ctCATCTACATCGCCTGCTCCTATGCCACAGTGTACCTGATCTACATGAAATTTAAGGCAACCTACGATGGAAATCATGATACTTTCCGAGTggagtttctggtggtccctgtgGGCGGCCTCTCATTTCTAGTCAATCATGATTTCTCTCCTCTTGAG ATCTTGTGGACCTTCTCCATCTACCTGGAGTCGGTGGCCATTCTGCCACAGCTCTTCATGATCAGCAAGACCGGGGAGGCGGAGACCATCACCACCCACTACCTGTTCTTCCTGGGCCTCTACCGCGCCTTGTACCTCGTCAACTGGATCTGGCGCTTCTACTTCGAGGGCTTCTTTGACCTCATCGCCGTGGTGGCCGGCGTTGTCCAGACCATCCTGTACTGCGACTTCTTCTACTTGTACATCACGAAAG TTCTCAAGGGAAAGAAGCTCAGTCTGCCCGCGTAA